The genomic DNA TCGTCCGCGGCGACGACGGCCTCGACGAGCTGACGACCACGTCGACGTCCACGGTGTGGCGCGTCCAGGAGGAGGGCGTCGGCGTCGAGTCCGTCGACCCGCGCGAATTGGGCCTGGCCCGCGTGGGGATGGAGGACCTGCGGGGTGGTGACGCCTCGGTGAACGCCGCGATCGCCCGGGCCTTCCTCGCCGGCGAGACCGGTCCGGTCCGGGACGCCGTCCTGCTGAACTCGGCCGGCGCCGTCGCCGCCTACGAGGGGCTCACAGCGGGGGAGTCGGTGCAGGACGCACTGGCGGCGCGTCTGCCGCGCGTCGCCGAGGCGGTCGACTCGGGCGCGGCGGCCGCGTTGCTCGACCGCTGGGTCGCCCTGTCGCAGGAGATCGCGGGATCGTGAGCGAGCCGGGGCTGGACCGGATGCGTGCGGACGCGGCCGCCCGGGGGCTGACGGTGACCGTTCGCGCGCGCCCGGCGGCGCGGAGCCTGGAGGAGGCGGCGGCGCTGATGGACCTGCCGCCGTCGCAGCTGGTGAAGTCGCTCGTGGTGCGGCGCGGCGAGGGTTCGTACCTGTTCGCGCTGGTCCCCGGCGATCGGTCGATCGCGTGGCCCAAGCTGCGCGCCGTCGTCGGCGTGAACCGGCTCGCGATGCCGCCCGCGGACGAGGCGCTCGAGGCCACCGGGTACGAGCGCGGCACGATCACGCCCGTCGGGGCGCGCGGCGACTGGCCGGTCTACGTCGACGAGCGGATCCCCGGGGCGACGGTGGCCCTCGGCGCCGGCGCGCACGGACACAGTGCGATCGTCGACGCGGACGCGCTCATCGCGGCGTACGACGCGACGGTCGCCGACATCTCCGACTAGGCACACAATGAACAGAACGCGCAAAAGATTCCATTTCGTGGAATCAGGCGTTCCACGCGCCTAATCTTGGCGGCGTGAGTAAGCGCACCGTCTCCCCGCAGATCGCCCGTTCCTGGCTGCTCGTTCCGGCCTCCCACCCCGAGTCGTTCGCCGTGGCGCAGGCCAGCGAGGCCGACGCGGTCATCATCGACCTCGAGGACGCCGTCGCCGCGAAGGACAAGGAGCAGGCCCGGGCGGACACCGTCGAATGGCTGTCGACGGGCCACCGCGCCTGGGTACGCATCAACGACGCGGCGAGCGAGTACTGGAGCGCCGACTGCGCCGCGCTCAAGCAGTGTGAGGGCCTCGAGGGGGTCATGCTCGCGAAGTCCGAGGGATCGAGTCATCTCGACGACACCGCCGACCGGCTGCCCGACGGCACCCGGATCCTCGCGCTCGTCGAGACCGCCCGCGGGATGCAGAACGTCGAGCGGATCGCGTCGGCCCCGTCGACGTTCCGGATCGCCTTCGGCACGGGCGACTTCAAGCGCGACACCGCCGTCGGCGAGGATCCGATCGCCCTGGCCTACGCGCGGTCGCAGCTGGTCATCGCATCGCGCGCGGCCCGGCTGCCCGCGCCGATCGACGGCCCGACGCTGAACATCGCGCACCTGCCCACCGGGACGGCGCTGGCGAAGGAGATGGGCATGTCCGGGAAGCTGTGCCTGACGCCGGAGCACGCCGGCGTCATCAACGCCGGCCTCAGCCCGAGCGAGTCGGAGGTGGCCTGGGCGCACGGCTTCATCGACGCCTTCGAGAAGTCGGGCGGCAAGATCACCGACGGCTCCGATCTGCCGCGCCTCGCCCGGGCTCAGAAGATCGTGCAGCAGGCCGTCGACTTCGGCATCGAGGTCGAGGCCGCGGAGGTCAGCCACAGCGGCTACTGAGGCTCAATTGAAGTCGATGTTTGGCGATAGAAGTGGCCGTAATACCCCCGGAGGTGAGGTGTCCTTGGGGAACGCGGCCTGCGACTAATCTCCTCGCGAAGCGCGTGGGATCGCCGAAGATGATTGCGCCTGACTTGCCGTCACAGTCAGACTATTGAGGAAGATCGGAAGATCGATGTTCTTGCTGTCTTGAGCGTTGTAGTCATCGACGTCGATCACCCCTGGACTGTGGAGGTCCGCAAGTAAGCTGAAACCCCGACGCGGGACATTGCGACGGTCGCTGAATAGGGAGTAGGTGACCTCGGTGCCATTAATCACGACAACCACCGATCGGGCATTGTGGTCGCGGAGTGCTCGCGCTGATTCGACGCTGGGCCACGACCTCTCGCGCTTGTTCAGTTCGGGCTGGAAATATGCGATAAGGACGTTTTCCACGACGCGGACCATCGCTGACGTCTGCCGCCGACCGTCGCTCGATGTGAAATCAAGGAGTTTCTCGAGATCTGGAACAGGGGAAGCGAGCTTTCCCTCGTTGGCAGGTCCGAATAGGGCAGAGGTGCTCGCAGAATGCATTGGTATGATTCTGATGTCGTGCCCTAGTGCCCCGAACTTGTCCATCAGGAGCGGTAGCTTGTCGTGCTCCTTTAGCCTGCCTGTGAGCGATCCCTCGCCGGATCCGTATGACATGCCTACGTAGGCGATCT from Tsukamurella paurometabola includes the following:
- a CDS encoding aminoacyl-tRNA deacylase, which translates into the protein MSEPGLDRMRADAAARGLTVTVRARPAARSLEEAAALMDLPPSQLVKSLVVRRGEGSYLFALVPGDRSIAWPKLRAVVGVNRLAMPPADEALEATGYERGTITPVGARGDWPVYVDERIPGATVALGAGAHGHSAIVDADALIAAYDATVADISD
- a CDS encoding HpcH/HpaI aldolase/citrate lyase family protein, with product MSKRTVSPQIARSWLLVPASHPESFAVAQASEADAVIIDLEDAVAAKDKEQARADTVEWLSTGHRAWVRINDAASEYWSADCAALKQCEGLEGVMLAKSEGSSHLDDTADRLPDGTRILALVETARGMQNVERIASAPSTFRIAFGTGDFKRDTAVGEDPIALAYARSQLVIASRAARLPAPIDGPTLNIAHLPTGTALAKEMGMSGKLCLTPEHAGVINAGLSPSESEVAWAHGFIDAFEKSGGKITDGSDLPRLARAQKIVQQAVDFGIEVEAAEVSHSGY